A genomic region of Thunnus albacares chromosome 4, fThuAlb1.1, whole genome shotgun sequence contains the following coding sequences:
- the LOC122980955 gene encoding E3 ubiquitin-protein ligase MARCHF9-like, with amino-acid sequence MFKYRIRMFFNELKVLLLMRSGSSRRTEPGTDPDTQTRMRGLAIGGCGWPPLSCSHRDDEEEYYGSDPRPRSLAFEDKEAKPQGGLDASSLPSLSESGTRSPQCRICFQGPEKGELLSPCRCAGSVRCTHQSCLIRWISERGSWSCELCYFKYQVLAISTKNPLQWQAISLTVIEKVQIAAIILGSLFLIASISWLVWSSLSPSAKWQRQDLLFQICYGMYGFMDIVCIGLIIHEGSSVYRIFKRWQAVNQQWKVLNYEKAKDLGDPISSSSKGAGRVERNSSHTVTNSGRRASRHVRTFLNHHCGYTILHILSQLRPNNLHSTNHEVVMRVTTV; translated from the exons ATGTTCAAGTATCGGATCCGGATGTTTTTCAATGAACTCAAAGTGTTGTTACTGATGCGCTCTGGATCAAGCAGGAGGACTGAACCGGGCACAGACCCGGACACGCAGACCAGGATGAGAGGGCTCGCTATAGGAGGCTGTGGTTGGCCGCCGTTGAGCTGCTCTCACCGGGACGACGAGGAGGAATATTACGGCTCTGACCCCCGGCCACGCAGCCTGGCATTTGAAGATAAAGAAGCCAAACCCCAGGGAGGCCTGGACGCCTCTTCCCTCCCGAGTCTCTCAGAGAGCGGGACGCGCTCACCGCAGTGCCGGATCTGCTTCCAGGGGCCAGAGAAG GGAGAGTTGTTGAGTCCATGTCGCTGTGCCGGCTCCGTGCGCTGCACTCACCAGTCCTGCCTTATCCGCTGGATCAGTGAGAGAGGCTCCTGGAGCTGTGAGCTCTGCTACTTCAAGTACCAGGTCCTGGCCATCAGCACCAAAAACCCACTGCAG TGGCAGGCCATCTCTCTGACTGTGATTGAGAAAGTGCAGATCGCAGCTATCATCCTGGGCTCTTTGTTCCTCATCGCCAGTATCTCCTGGCTGGTGTGGTCTTCCCTCAGTCCGTCAGCCAAATGGCAGCGCCAGGATCTTCTCTTCCAGATATGCTACGGCATGTACGGCTTCATGGACATAGTTTGTATAG GCCTTATAATCCATGAAGGATCGTCTGTTTACCGGATCTTTAAGCGCTGGCAGGCGGTGAACCAGCAGTGGAAAGTGCTCAATTATGAAAAAGCAAAGGACTTGGGTGACCCCATCAGTTCCAGCAGTAAAGGCGCCGGTCGTGTTGAGAGGAACTCTTCTCACACTGTCACAAACAGCGGACGGCGGGCGAGCCGGCATGTCAGGACTTTTCTTAACCACCACTGTGGCTACACTATTTTGCACATCCTCAGCCAGTTAAGACCCAACAACCTGCACAGTACCAACCATGAGGTGGTCATGAGGGTGACCACGGTATGA
- the mettl1 gene encoding tRNA (guanine-N(7)-)-methyltransferase has product MSSSMPQKRYYRQRAHSNPMAHHTFDYPVCPEEMDWFKLYPDFFTSNPPENRTPQVEFADIGCGYGGLLVELSPLFPDKLILGMEIRVKVSDYVQDRIQSLRASEPGSYQNIACIRSNAMKYLPNFFSKGQLSKMFFLFPDPHFKKTKHKWRIISPTLLAEYAYTLRVGGLVYTITDVEEVHLWMVKHFTEHPLFTRVPDEELVGDVIINRLGTCTEEGKKVQRNGGKNFLAIFRRIEDSN; this is encoded by the exons ATGAGTTCGTCTATGCCGCAGAAACGTTACTACAGACAGCGAGCACATTCAAACCCGATGGCTCACCACACGTTTGATTA CCCGGTGTGTCCGGAGGAGATGGACTGGTTCAAGCTGTATCCAGACTTCTTTACCAGCAACCCACCTGAGAATAGGACGCCACAAGTTGAGTTTGCAGACATTGGATGTGGATACGGCGGGCTTTTAG TGGAGTTATCTCCACTTTTCCCAGACAAGCTCATCCTGGGCATGGAGATCCGGGTGAAAGTGTCAGATTACGTTCAGGATCGTATCCAGTCACTCCGCGCCTCTGAACCAGGAAGCTACCAGAACATCGCCTGCATTCGCAGCAATGCGATGAAGTACCTCCCCAACTTCTTTTCCAAAGGACAG CTCAGTAAGATGTTCTTCCTCTTTCCTGACCCTCACTTTAAGAAGACCAAGCACAAATGGAGGATCATTAGTCCCACGTTGCTGGCAGAGTATGCCTATACACTAAGAGTTGGG GGTTTGGTGTATACCATTACAGATGTGGAGGAAGTCCACCTCTGGATGGTGAAGCATTTCACTGAACATCCACTATTTACACGTGTCCCCGATGAAGAACTG GTCGGTGATGTCATCATAAATCGCTTGGGTACATgtacagaggaaggaaagaaagtgcAGAGAAATGGTGGGAAGAATTTCCTCGCAATTTTCCGGAGGATCGAGGATTCAAATTAA